The Flavobacteriales bacterium genome contains the following window.
TTTAAATCATATTTGTGAATATCTGCAAAGGTATTTCTTCCTCCATGCATCATTTGCTTTACCTCCTCATTAGGATATCTTCCATCTTGATCTTCTGTTGCTAATACATGCTTCATATATTCCTCATCTGCTGAAGTTCTTGAGCAGAATAGCACCACGTGCGAAGCATTTAAAACCTTTGCTTCGTTAAAAGCAAAAAAACCTTGAGTTCCTTTTGCTACTCTAGCTTTCCCTTCTTCTGTTCCTGCGATTACAAAATGCCATGGTTGTAAGTTAGTACTTGAGGGACTCATCCTCAATAAATTCTTAACCTGTGCTAAGTTTTCTTCCGATATTTTTTTACTTGGGTCAAAACTCTTAGTGGTATAACGCCAATTCATAATTTCTTTTAAATCCATAACTATACTTTTTATAGTTGCAAAACTAAGTATAGTATTGTAAGTTTGCAATAACGGTCAAAAAGGATAGTTTACAGTATGTACACAATAAACAACAAGCAATACCCTTGCAGCACCAGTGTTACAATGGGTTTAATTGGAGGAAAATGGAAATCAGTAATTTTAATTTATTTAGTAGAAAAACCGTTACGGTATAATGAAATTAGAAAAAAGATTCCTACAGTTACTGAACGAACACTTAGTCTACAATTAAAGGGCTTGGAAGAAGACGGCTTGGTAAAAAGGACGGTATACACCACAAAACCTCCTCTTAAAGTTGAATACGAACTAACTGAATTTGGAAAAACTTTAATTCCATTATTGCATTCCATTGCTGAATGGGGAATTGTTGCAATAGCGCAACATCAAAAGACTTAATGTTGTTCTAGCCAATCTAAAGCAATCTGCCATAACTGACTGTATTTGGAACTAAAGAACTTCATGTGTCCTATATCTTTGAACCCATTATCTGCTGGAATGAGCGTCTTAACTTCCACTTTTGAATTGGGATAAATACGTGTCATATCCTCAACATTTTTACTATTAGCAATACCATCATCTGTGGCATGTACCCACATAGAAGGAGCAGTGATAGCGTTGTATAAATGACTTTGAATATTTCGATTAAAATCGACGGCTACATAACCTTTTCCATTACACCATTTACTCCATTCTTTAGCCACTTGTTTGGGTAATGGCTCTCCCATTCCCACCCATTGTGATTTAATATGCCCAAATAATAAGTTATTGATTGGTATAAACACATTGAGAAAGAAAGTCGCTTGAAATTTAAAAAAGCCACTCATATTGCTCAAACTTCCCGAAGATGAGGCAAAATTAAAGAGCGATTTTATTTGAGAAACGTCCTCCATTAGCCCTGTTAATTGCCCACCAGCACTATGCCCTACAATATGATATTCAGTATTGGGAAAGCTTATTTGTAATTGGGAAAAAGCAGCT
Protein-coding sequences here:
- the nfsB gene encoding oxygen-insensitive NAD(P)H nitroreductase — translated: MDLKEIMNWRYTTKSFDPSKKISEENLAQVKNLLRMSPSSTNLQPWHFVIAGTEEGKARVAKGTQGFFAFNEAKVLNASHVVLFCSRTSADEEYMKHVLATEDQDGRYPNEEVKQMMHGGRNTFADIHKYDLKDLAHWMEKQVYLNIGNFLLGVAALGIDAAPMEGIDVKALDEEFGLREKGFTVVTAVSIGYRAADDFNATNKTPKSRLPESEIITMV
- a CDS encoding helix-turn-helix transcriptional regulator; protein product: MYTINNKQYPCSTSVTMGLIGGKWKSVILIYLVEKPLRYNEIRKKIPTVTERTLSLQLKGLEEDGLVKRTVYTTKPPLKVEYELTEFGKTLIPLLHSIAEWGIVAIAQHQKT
- a CDS encoding alpha/beta hydrolase gives rise to the protein MEQTEMNIKCTDDFLLSAMLYKPENIKAAVLIAPATGIKKRFYNAFATFLAENGYGVICFENRGIGGSKQGKSINSGNPSLIAWGKLDLTAAFSQLQISFPNTEYHIVGHSAGGQLTGLMEDVSQIKSLFNFASSSGSLSNMSGFFKFQATFFLNVFIPINNLLFGHIKSQWVGMGEPLPKQVAKEWSKWCNGKGYVAVDFNRNIQSHLYNAITAPSMWVHATDDGIANSKNVEDMTRIYPNSKVEVKTLIPADNGFKDIGHMKFFSSKYSQLWQIALDWLEQH